Below is a genomic region from Argiope bruennichi chromosome 11, qqArgBrue1.1, whole genome shotgun sequence.
tatcattatatatattactaacatCATTCAATTTGAACAAATGTCTCTATAATGCTTGTATCCTTTtgatcatataatttataaaatagtactACAGAATAAGTTTTATATGATTAAACTAAATTTGGCAAGATTGAGaagatataagtaaaaataaaagtttagtaTAGTATTTGTGACAACACTCTTCAAAAAATGCTTTAGCCTCATTTGATATCTTAAACAACTGTCATTGtttgagaatttaaataataaaattatactgtaaaatataaatctaGAGTTAATAGACTAGATTGCCACAAAATGTAAACTGATAATTTATggcagagttaaaaaaaaatagatgtacAAGACACAAGTAAAGTTTCAcagaggaagaaaaatttaaaagactaaTTATGCTATGAGGAGTAAAACTTGACTAGACTGATGATAACAGAAAACATCATCAgaagaataagaaagaataagaaaacagttattttgggaaaaaaaaaaaaaaaaaagattttattcatagCAATAGAATGAAAGCTAGGATTGAATCTGGCAACTACTGAACTcataataactatttaatgaaaaagaatgtaattataaatactttcacatttaataataattcaaccTTTCACACAAAcattaataacaacaacaaaaaaaaaaaaatgttgcaaaataattattaagtaatgtattaatgtataagcaaaataataatgtaaaaagtaATGTAAATCATAAAGTCTCTTCAAAATGCTACCATTCAAATGACAATAAATGTTTATAAGCAATATCAAAGAAGGAAATAAGGTATTCTTATGATGCAAGAGTTATATTTGGCTAAACTGCACCAtagtgaagagaaaaaaaaaaattatctcaaataacAAACAGATATCAATTTCTTAAGCATTAAtgaatcaaacaaacaaaataggAATTAACCTAAAAAGGTAAAAACATAAAGGTTGcaagaaaaataacataaaaaggaaataaataatttaatttagctataaaaacattctattttgaaattatatagagtttttttttttttttggtatgatcttgctattttaaataaaaagaaatatgagcacaaattttttctctaaatttctaAGACTCATCAGTGAAAGAACATATGGCCCAATTAGGATTTAATAAAACCTAGTGGAAATAGATTCTACCATCCAGTTCCACGTCAACAAGTATTCTGATGCCAGCATAGCATGGCATGTTGATATTCAGAAAAACAATAGCTTTAAATGCTTATAAGAATTTAGGtaatactttcattttcaaaatggtTACGGGAACACATGACTATAAATGAAACATCAAATACTTAACAAATAAATATCACATTACCTTGTCAACATGGAAAATTAAATCTAACTCGCACACATTTTCAAAGCACTTATCCAGTGTTTCTACAAAgacctatttaaaaaaattaataacatattaattttaaaatgaaaatttgaaaacgttaacatttttttaataatgaccaACACAAttaatcaatacattttaaatagtaaaataaaagatacacaaattttgacttttattaaaaaaaattttaataattaacatccACCAAGAATATAGTTACaacaaaataacaacaatttcattttttaaaaaaattgtttctaacagctgaaaattaattccataaaatggaataatgtataaaataagttatgcgaaagaaaaaaaaagatttatatacttgctaaattctagaagaatttgaatgttttgtagttttattataattaaaattacatgaatattaaaaataaactgcattcaagaacaaaaaaattacCACATTTTTATCTTGATACATAGAttaacacataattaaaaaatttcaataacaatatgTCATTTATTAAACCTGTTTTCTTTCCAAACATAATATTTGACATAGTATATAAATTtctcttaataataaattcacCAGAACCATCTGAAAAGACCATTATTTCTCTCAATAGAAAATCAGTGTAAGACAGATCCCTAAACTATTAGTTCCACCCCCCCCCTTTATTTAACACACAAAgtagattattataaaaataggacaaaaaaaaaaaaaaccttgcgaaagaggtttttaaaattaaaattagcttgtttttagaataatgttAGTTATTTTCTATTGCATCTATCATCAAGGTTAGGCACAATGtttcacaaataattaatgaacaaaaaaacattacaaaaacaaACATTATGAGTATGAATATTAGAAGTTGTCTTTCAATATTACTCGCTTCTgctgtcatataaaaaaattatcttcacaagtattaaatatttattttgttatacaaatattaaatgtttctacatttaaataacatatttacatCTATTGTATGTAAGGTAATTCAAAAGGTCTTAGACAAAATTTAAGAGAAGAAAGAGTAATAAAGTTACTTTCACATCAAAACATATGATCACAAACATAACATGACTGCTAAAGAGGAAACGGTGAAACTGCAATAATGAAAAGAACACCATGCTACATAATATCTGCTAAGACATAACTCTGAGAAAATTTCTTGAAGGGATATTCAAATAGTTCCCTTATTAATACACTCTAATCTAATTTGCCATTTACTAATAAATGGCAAACTAGTACACAATATCCTACTCTACCAGTCTAGCACtgacaataaatattatatttctgatgGATTTTTAAAGTTCTGCAGGTGCCAGTTAGGAATAATAATCATATTCCTCTTTAAAATGGAGATTTATCTGCATTTCAATCAGCTGCTTCCCTGCCGTAATGAACCTCTAGTGATcatgttttacaaaaataattggtCTATGTATGCTTGATTTACCCTTAAAACTTGTTAAAGAAGTTTGaacttaaaatgcataaaataaagatatatattaataaaagttatacaAAACCCTACAAAACACATGGAGAAAAGGGAAGAGCtgaaacattcaatttttattatacgCTACCTTTAACAAACTTTACCAATtatcttttctgaaattaaaagtccaattttcaaaaaattcaaagaacttattaattattttgaaatgtataaagaAAACTTCAAATCACATGCCCTATAGCATAGTAAAAATGTACTAGCAGTATAATTTAACTATGCCATAGGCATTTGTTCCTTTGACACCAAATCCAAATTACACAACATTACTGAAAGGAATCGACCTTTACtttgaaaactctttttttattacatagagAAAAAGATAATCCTTCTTCCTATGTGTTTTCATAGATTCATTCCTCTCAACAATTATTTGGAGTTTACACAAATGACACAACAAAAAATTTATGTGCTGCAAAGGTTGTTctaaaaatgagaaagtaaaattaaatacggcaacttaaaatgtcattttataaagaaatatcatAGTAGCACACAAAAAGATGCTTATACAGAACCTTAACCtagcttttattaatttggttttgCCCTTATTTTAATCTGGAGAAAATGGACAAATTAGACAAGTAAAGATGATggtggaattattttaaattcttatttatgtacTAGTACTAGGAAGTATGCAATATTATTCGTTATGGAGATTCTCACTGAAAAATTCTCTACATTTTTACTCAACTGCTCAGAATTgatgcatcatatttttttaaatgtcagctGACATGAGGCCAAGTGGATAAAttagctatattttaataaatgtttgtgaGTATACTGACTGACAAGACATGATATTATATGCACCACTTATTTCTCACAGGTGACCACattcaagattatatatatatatatatatatatatatatatatatatatatatatatatataatcaattacaATATTTCAGTACTGTGACAACAAAATATTaggtactttttaaatatatccattctatttattgcatattccattttgcaatatttcttcaTGCATCTAAAGAAcagtcattaataatttttttaatataaaatgcactTTTACAAGCAAGCATGAAAAATTAAAGTGTTTATTCTGATATAAAGTAAAgtatttattctgatttatttaaagttttataaatatagcatccaaaatacattgcttctaatttaatattaattcttaaataagataattaaacatAGAATATTCTGACCTGAATTAAATCTAATATTCCAAGTTCACTTTCAGATGAATCTacacagaaaacaaaatacaagGTTGCATAATGTCGGTAGATTAACTTGTAATCCGAGCCCCCTATTAGActgaaattaaaagcaaaattgatATAATTCAGACACTACTTTTAGAATAGATCAATACATCCAAcagaaaaaatatgtatcaaacaaaataaaaaaaaacatttcaaaataaaatagagaatatatttattttatttaatatataattatttcataaaattgaatgacacaaaaaaattacaaacaaaatggTTTTGAATTAATGTAGTTAACAACAGAGGCTGcgttgggggggggggcaagtgGGCAATTGCTCATTGTTGGCAACTTCAAATAAGATATTGcattttgccaaaattttttgATCAGTCGACTAAAATTTCAATGTGATGGATATCGACAATGTTAAGTTTacaaattttcagacatctgatttaaatgtcattcattcagcttataatttgcactatatTCAGCAGAATATTCAATAAGCTTTCAAGTGTATACGATGTCACATTTTTGTCGACTAAGCTTTTTCTTTTGGCTAAGATGTTATCACAGGTtaggagaaaaaaatagttttcttcgaGTGTTTCGATTACCTTCAAGCACAGTTATTagggaaatatacttttatattatacacGAATAGAGTTGTTTTCCCTAATtcagaattcaatgaataatagttctaaaataaatcatttttttcccatcCAATTGTTACTTTCTTGGTAACgaattaggaaatttattttattcatctcactatgagaattgtctgactaaaatctagttaatagtCAAACTAAATTTTTGACACTCTTGTGTTTATGCATGTTAAGGATATTTTCTTTGCTGTAgccaaattatatgaattcattataaataactggagtaagtaaattgtataattgtaaattaagtttatttaacagtaaaatatctgttcttttttttttcaatctaatttatcaggctacaatcatcacactaaaatatattaacgactgcaacaaataaaaaaaaaaaatgtggtatggTAGTTTTTTAGCTATACTCAAAGAGTTTATCAAACTAcacattaaatttgttaaataaattactacctaaattcaTCAGActcttcatttaatattataactatacAATTGTggaatgtatcatttttatttttttccttcaattactATTCAtggcaaaaactatataattttagaGGTTTCTAAATctttaatagactttgaataaagatgtcttaataaaatgataattaaaacagttatttttagattattaatacaTCACACATTAACCTCTTGACATTCGAATTTACTTAACTTATTTTAAtccctaaaataatataaaaacatttgagatAATGATgcatttaagtgatttttttcattttaaattatttaatattttcacttattgCAGATTAAAACTTTAGTGATTTGATACAAGATTCAGACTCATTATTGTAAATGAAGGAGTTAAGAAAAACCAATacatgaaagataaaattcattttttggggAAAAATGTTAGCTTGCAATAGTTTTGAGGGAAAAAAGTATTTAGCTGCAAGACCAtatgcctaaaaatgaagatcggggagttcatattcaagatctaattgtttttttttttaaataaaatgtattgatttttactttcttatatacataatgtagagaaagtatagtaattgtcaaaaaatttgaactcaagattttgacaatctcctcattttagacctccttaagttcgaaaagcacaattgACAAAGACAtctaaaaaatgtatacattcgAATTCTGGCTCGTTGttgcaattcttaaaaaattattttaggtaggtAACTACTTTGATGTTCagtaaaagaaattagaatatttttttacaaatatctttgtaaatttttaacagtGAAAAAAGGGgtcaatatctgaaaaaaaaaaaaaaagaaagaagctaaataatattttatttcttttaattaaatataaaaattaattattatgagttattttgaggccaaattagagaaattgtgcttgcccccctgtcCAATTGGTCTTGCCCCCTTGTCAGGCAAACCTCTGGCGCATCACTGGCTAACAATGAACAGTAGAATAAAAGTTTCCAGTCTAAAAAGATTGTATCATAGAAAGATAATAGACTTAGAAACATATAACTGTTCCATCATCAAATTTGTAGCACTTTCAACACTTGTGAGGATGATAGAAGTAATGTAATTTTCAATCTAAACTATAaagcacattaattaaaaatagaaacaaaaattttaaataaatattttatgtgtactAGAAATGTCAttacaaattattcaaacaaacTATTATGTAgcaaatcatataaattattataagcaaATTACTTCCTACATGCCAAtagattttatatagaaaatgcaatttgaaaactttgaaatatatgttttaaataaattactttagtTCACTGGCATTGTACATCTACATCTTaacatcaaataaagaaaaacaaatagaaatagtTAGAAAGATATTTCTTTGTACAGAAAATGCACCATTCTCTTGATAGAGAGATATTTGATTGTAGAAAGTGGAGCTTCATCTTGCATACAATACAAAAACATTATCTGGTGTGGCAACATTATGcattagcaaaataatatattcataatcatttcatcaaaaataaatatattctcaatcatttacttaaattatcattatcttttatttaaagctcaaattattcttttaataaaatatagcaaaaaaaaaaagaaaaaaaaaagaaaaaaaagaatgaaaattacaaatcGTTTTTTTTGGGTATAAATAAGTTACCatataattgaaaacttttttaaaaatctacttttaaaaatacaacagaCATCTTCACATTAATGTTACTAAAGTATACCATAAACTATTTTccataatctataaaaaaatgctacattttttttacttacctACCACCTTCAAGAAAATTGCATACATTATCATCTCTTTTGCTCACTAACTGAAAAGTTTCTCGGATTATCTGCTGTTGCATATCTTCAGGCtaagtttaaaaataagcaacataatttaataacaaaataggTCATAAAAGGTTAGAGATTTACAAGACTgataataaatacatcaaattttatatcataagcTTTTAACAATAAATGGAACATAAAAGTGCAACCAAAAAGTTTGTAAAgatggcaaaataaaaataatttcaataaccattaattttaataacaaaagcaaaacaaaatcattttcatataaaataaagcaaaaaagcaTCTAGAGAAAAACAGCAAAACTAACATTTATCTTTTTTGGTTTCATGTACTAAAAGGCTGAAATctacttttaaagcagaatttgCACACACCATGTCTATGACAGTTAAATTATGTACtagagaatttaattaatcaGTCATGTTTTTTTCAAACATCCTTTGACTTTGCTAGGAAAGTAAAGTATCAAAGTTGTACAGTATCAAAAGTAAGAAATCCTTATTTTGAAACTAtacaaatgaaagaatataaattctGCCTATAGTATATAAAATTGAGATCAGATTAACTTTAACTtaacaattatttacatattttacaagTTATGGAAATGACtaatacaaaactaattttatataacaagaaagacaatttaacaatgaaaaatagcAACAATTATGGCAAATccttaaattaacaaataattaatactgTCACATTAGGATATTGACTAGTTTATcatttacaaaagattttttttttcaacatctaGAGTCTAAATAATATTCCAGgtaattattcaatgaatttcatttagttaaatatttcaagaGGATTAATATCAATGTTACCaatcattttaaactattttatcacataaaatcctatataatacataaattattttttctttcataaaatatttaatttagaatcaaatataaaataacataatattactcttctttcatatttttcaagaaattagatGAGTAATGGTACAAACTGGTATAATGTGTAAATTATGGGGGGAAAAGCATTTacgcaaataaaaatttatattaaaaatgttgttgCTGACAGAAAATCATGAAAAAGAATCACAGATACGAGAATAAGGGGGGagaacattattatataattacataaaacattACATCTAATATACTAAATATCAATACATACATCAAGAAGAttgaaatagcaatttttaaaaccattatattgtcataattcataaaaaattaaagcaaatttagattttctgaagcaacaaaacaatttttaataaaatcgctATTATGGAAACTTAATGAACGGTATAAcagcattttataaaactatGCCATTTAAGGAAAAagcactaaaaattaaaaaaaaaaaaaaaactgatattgaagtaacttttcaacttttaatttaagaCCTTCTTATTCTTTAGACAGACAggaaatacaaaattgaattaatatgtaAATACTACAAAAAAGCTTACATAAAATTGATAGAACTTAGTGAGTCTAGGCTTCCCATggttattaaatactaaaattgcTTTAATCATATTCTGAGCTCGagaaaatgcaaagaatttaCACCATTCCTAACTTAGGAAATTGTCAAACGTGCCATGCAAACACGGAACGATAAACAAATCAAGTCACATATGTTTATGTCACGCAGCTTAGTAGCATTGACAAAAGAAATACGAAATTCAAGGTTTGTTCTCcagatcaatttaaaaaaattaaaaactaaagtcTTATATGATATAAGAAATACTTTgtagaaattcaaaaaagtaaataattgcaAAGGAGGCATATTTTGGTGTAAGGGAAGAAAATAAGTgaagaatgaataaaagattacttatttttcgataaaatgaaagtgatgtttttttattttttccataactGTAACTGagttatttttacattgtttttgtTTTCGTTGCTCGGTGTCTCTGCAAGTTTTCAACTCCTCTACCGCTGTCTTAAAGTGCGAATTACTATCTCTGTTAAAAATGAATACGTGATTATTCgcattcattttttcataatagGTCTGACTGTTTCCTACTTAAATGGAAACAGTCGTgatacttcagtttttttttacttcttaatcgTTGAAAGATAAAGTGCTGAAGGAAAAAGTATGAAGTTTGCAGAACATTTAGCTGCTCATATCACTCCCGAGTGGAGAAAACAGTATATTCAGTATGaggtaatttacattttttaataatgttcagtAATTCAAAGGTACTTATGTAATATGaaaatgtttgtataaaattaaatttatttaatgttctgTTTCTCTAATGCAGAgggttattttttgaaattgattcagttggaaaaaagcttttaatttaagaCTGTATAATAGCTCAAACTTTCTTTATATCTTGgcttgaaaaaatttctatttgacaGTTTagttatttaatgttaataataaataaaataattcatccaTTTCATACTGCAACATATTTTAGTTATGAAGAGTCAATTCCCTGTTATAAGGTATCATTGCCAATGGTGACTTAAAATCAAGAGCATTTATGCCATCCAGGATACAGGTTGAATTTGTGTTTTCAAATGTATCTATATCGTATTGAATTACCCTGTGGAATCCTTATGAAGCTGTATACAATCTTCATTCTACACTGACTTGTGTGATGTATGATTACAAACATCCCAtcccattaaaattatttgtaaccaGCTTGTTAGAACTGAAGTGCATGGTACAGATTTTTGGCCAAAATCTGCCAAATTGTACTATACAgtttaaattttgctaaatattaacTAAAGAATATAGCTGTCTAAAGATTTACAATTTGGCAACTGTGCTATATTCTTTAGTTTAGCCactaaatttcttattc
It encodes:
- the LOC129957608 gene encoding AP-3 complex subunit sigma-2-like; translation: MIKAILVFNNHGKPRLTKFYQFYPEDMQQQIIRETFQLVSKRDDNVCNFLEGGSLIGGSDYKLIYRHYATLYFVFCVDSSESELGILDLIQVFVETLDKCFENVCELDLIFHVDKVHYILNELVMGGMVLETNMSEIISRIEEQNKLEKQEAGLSAAPARAVSAVKNMNIPQQIKDMKLPDLPSISTLKF